A single Amphiura filiformis chromosome 8, Afil_fr2py, whole genome shotgun sequence DNA region contains:
- the LOC140159153 gene encoding uncharacterized protein, with protein MDVKVGCCWRCENPIERAVACFSCGEAKYCSEICRFRDQWRHTPECEEWRPKQCSNPKCLEVSRQLMCSACCNAWYCGETCQRQHWKDHKPSCQERTQEIKEAATSLKDKFNSHSEKVVQSPYYVGNALAIDMLNLPGNELCSEDIKSTKTPKQDPLEASYSILSAGCGNLRNWIHTVTSLPNGFKGTLYTVLNDFDPYVQARNVLQLYMMTTYSDDPNIAERITTIWYSLHLPKEDYTFLVDCLRSLLGLSADDLGEVTGEVLNLTEADMCLMRQVWKAWLELECQKGHTNYIDLQEQRQKMLYENQEAVVGIKMYKKDLPNELLPSFEEYDKHGNFISRAILRSRSPQYDNPTLTGYRYMFKSQVTIQEILTFGRLVYCIESHLMPFGEWDYLKVKKHHYNKSMVVMFHSFISDQIKQTIASIKAGAQRVSVMICNCLDLSARLDVESYRFDRIFTSNIADLTGTQTLLKAMKPFLNHENKCSTVITHYQHWYSFIPFAITGGPNTASSTQRSAEMVSCVKLAVRDIYSDDEEKLSRLDSLATYTYEECNEIMERGLYSFQEYFNNMVSFVSYLRAEYLAVNKDSQSTKPPSFQKVKQSEGLQLRDFRRGNSNKVVPFRYRYNARLDVNTIRGMERMLEWHFA; from the exons ATGGATGTCAAGGTTGGTTGTTGTTGGCGATGTGAAAACCCAATCGAAAGGGCAGTTGCTTGTTTTTCGTGCGGCGAAGCCAAGTACTGCAGCGAAATATGTCGTTTTCGTGATCAGTGGAGACACACACCAGAATGCGAAGAATGGAGACCGAAGCAGTGCTCAAATCCAAAATGCCTCGAAGTGTCTAGGCAACTAATG TGTTCAGCATGTTGCAATGCCTGGTACTGCGGAGAAACCTGTCAACGACAGCACTGGAAAGACCATAAGCCAAGTTGTCAAGAACGCACACAAGAAATCAAAGAAGCAGCTACATCCCTCAAAGATAAATTTAATAGCCACTCCGAGAAAGTAGTGCAATCTCCATATTATGTTGGCAATGCACTAGCTATTGATATGTTGAATTTACCTGGCAATGAATTATGCAGCGAAGATATAAAATCAACGAAGACACCAAAGCAAGATCCACTGGAAGCTAGCTATTCCATTCTGTCTGCAGGCTGCGGTAATCTCAGAAACTGGATTCATACAGTTACATCTTTACCGAACGGGTTCAAAGGCACCCTTTACACCGTTCTCAACGATTTCGATCCATATGTGCAAGCTAGAAATGTGCTTCAATTGTACATGATGACAACATACTCTGATGACCCCAACATTGCAGAAAGAATCACCACCATCTGGTACTCTCTTCATTTGCCTAAAGAAGACTACACGTTTCTGGTAGATTGCTTAAGATCACTACTAGGTCTTTCAGCTGATGATCTTGGTGAGGTTACTGGAGAAGTTCTAAACCTTACCGAAGCAGATATGTGTCTCATGCGTCAGGTATGGAAAGCTTGGCTGGAATTAGAATGTCAAAAAGGTCATACAAATTACATTGATCTCCAAGAACAACGCCAGAAAATGTTGTACGAAAACCAAGAAGCTGTTGTAGGAATAAAGATGTACAAAAAGGACTTACCGAATGAGCTCCTACCATCATTTGAGGAGTACGATAAACACGGAAATTTCATTTCTCGTGCGATTTTAAGATCTCGTAGTCCTCAATACGACAATCCCACATTGACGGGTTACCGGTACATGTTCAAGTCCCAAGTAACTATCCAAGAAATCCTTACGTTTGGTAGATTGGTATATTGCATCGAATCGCATCTGATGCCATTTGgtgaatgggattacctgaaagtGAAGAAGCACCATTACAACAAGTCAATGGTTGTGATGTTTCACTCCTTCATATCAGATCAGATCAAGCAGACGATCGCAAGCATTAAGGCTGGGGCTCAACGTGTATCCGTCATGATATGCAACTGTCTCGACTTATCAGCACGTCTCGACGTAGAATCGTACCGATTTGATCGCATATTCACGTCAAATATTGCGGATCTTACAGGAACGCAAACTTTGTTGAAGGCGATGAAACCGTTTCTTAATCATGAGAACAAGTGCTCCACAGTCATCACTCATTACCAGCATTGGTACTCCTTCATTCCTTTCGCAATTACAGGCGGACCAAACACAGCATCTTCAACCCAACGTTCAGCTGAAATGGTTTCGTGTGTAAAGTTGGCAGTTCGTGATATCTACAGTGATGACGAAGAGAAGCTATCTAGACTGGATTCATTGGCAACGTATACGTATGAGGAATGCAATGAAATTATGGAGAGAGGCCTTTATTCCTTCCAAGAATACTTCAATAACATGGTTTCGTTTGTTAGCTACTTAAGGGCGGAATATCTGGCAGTTAACAAAGATTCACAGTCTACAAAACCGCCGTCATTTCAGAAGGTGAAGCAAAGTGAAGGGCTACAGCTACGTGATTTTCGACGTGGCAACTCCAACAAGGTCGTTCCTTTTCGTTATCGATACAATGCTCGTCTCGACGTGAACACGATACGTGGTATGGAAAGAATGCTGGAATGGCATTTTGCTTAA